One region of Longimicrobiaceae bacterium genomic DNA includes:
- a CDS encoding GTP-binding protein, with amino-acid sequence MAKAKFERTKPHVNVGTIGHVDHGKTTLTAAITRIQAAKGLADFVA; translated from the coding sequence ATGGCCAAGGCTAAGTTTGAGCGGACGAAGCCGCACGTGAACGTGGGGACGATCGGGCACGTCGACCATGGGAAGACGACGTTGACGGCGGCGATCACGCGGATCCAGGCGGCGAAGGGTCTGGCGGACTTTGTGGC